In Populus nigra chromosome 1, ddPopNigr1.1, whole genome shotgun sequence, one genomic interval encodes:
- the LOC133681196 gene encoding LOW QUALITY PROTEIN: protein Ycf2-like (The sequence of the model RefSeq protein was modified relative to this genomic sequence to represent the inferred CDS: deleted 1 base in 1 codon; substituted 1 base at 1 genomic stop codon): MFIIKTRRLHVFFLNLTLEQLGDLLEEIRGSASSGNMQWGGGPAYGVKSIRSKKKFLNINLIDLISIIPNPINRFIFLRNTRHLSHTSKEIYSLIRKRKNMNGDWIYDKIESLVANSDSIDDKEREFLVQFSTLTTEKRIDQILLSLTHSDHLSKNDSGYQMIEEPGANYLRYLVDIHKKYPMNYEFNTPYLAERRIFLTHYQTITYSQTSCGANNFHFPSHGKPFSLRLALSPSRGILVIGSIETGRSYLVKYLVTNSYVPFITVFLNKFLDNKPKGFLIDDKDDIDNSDDSNRDLDTELELLTRMNVLTMDMMPEIDRFYITLQFELAKAMSPCIIWIPIWIPNIHDLDVNESNYLSLGLLVNYLSRDYERCSTRNILVIASTYIPQKVDPALIAPNKLNTCIKIRRLLIPQQRKHVFTLSYSRGFHLEKKMFHTKRFGFVTVGSNVRDLVALTNEALSISITQKKSIIDTNIIRSTLHRQTWDLRSQVRSVQDHGILFYQIGRVVAQNVFLSNCPIDPISIYMKKKSCNERDSYLYKWYFELGTSMKKLTILLYLLSCSAGSIAQDLWSLPGPDEKNGITYYGLIENDSDLVHGLLEVEGALVGSSRTXKDCSQFDNDRVTLLLRPGPRSPLDMMQNGSCSILDQRFLYEKYESEFEEGEVEGILDPQQIEEDLFNHIVWAPRIWSPWGFLFDCIKRPNSLGFPYWARLFRGKWIIYDEEDELQKNDSEFLQSGTMQYQIRDRSSKEQGIFRISQFIWDPADPLFFLFKDQPFVSVFSYREFFADEEMSKGLLTSQTDPPTSIYKRWFIKNTQEKHFELLIHRQRWLRTKSSLSNGFFRSNTLSKSYQYLSNLFLSNGRLLDQMTKALLRRWLFPDEMKIGFM, translated from the exons ATGTTCATAATAAAAACAAG AcgtctccatgttttttttttaaatctcactTTAGAACAATTAGGAGATTTGCTAGAAGAAATACGGGGTTCTGCTTCTAGCGGTAACATGCAATGGGGTGGTGGTCCCGCTTACGGGGTCAAATCAATACGTTCTaagaagaaatttttaaatatcaatctcATCGATCTCATAAGTATCATACCAAATCCTATCAATCGATtcatttttttgagaaatacaAGACATCTAAGTCATACAAGTAAAGAGATTTATTCattgataagaaaaagaaaaaacatgaacgGTGATTGGATTTATGACAAAATCGAATCCTTGGTCGCGAACAGTGATTCGATTGATGATAAAGAAAGAGAATTCTTAGTTCAGTTCTCCACCTTAACGACAGAAAAGAGGATTGATCAAATTCTATTGAGTCTGACCCATAGTGATCATTTATCAAAGAATGACTCTGGTTATCAAATGATTGAAGAGCCGGGAGCAAATTACTTACGATACTTAGTTGACATTCATAAAAAGTATCCAATGAATTATGAGTTCAATACACCCTATTTAGCAGAAAGACGGATATTCCTTACTCATTATCAGACAATCACTTATTCACAAACCTCGTGTGGGGCGAATAATTTTCATTTCCCATCTCATGGAAAACCCTTTTCGCTCCGCTTAGCCTTATCCCCCTCGAGGGGTATTTTAGTGATAGGTTCTATAGAAACTGGACGGTCCTATTTGGTTAAATACCTAGTGACAAACTCCTATGTTCCTTTCATTACAGTATTTCTGAACAAGTTCCTGGATAACAAGCCTAAGGGTTTTCTTATTGATGATAAGGACGATATTGATAATAGTGACGATAGCAACCGTGACCTTGATACGGAGCTGGAGCTTCTAACTAGGATGAATGTACTAACTATGGATATGATGCCGGAAATAGACCGATTTTATATCACCCTTCAATTCGAATTAGCAAAAGCAATGTCTCCTTGCATAATATGGATTCCA ATATGGATTCCAAACATTCACGATCTGGATGTGAATGAGTCGAATTACTTATCCCTCGGTCTATTAGTGAACTATCTCTCCAGGGATTATGAAAGATGTTCCACTAGAAATATTCTTGTTATTGCTTCGACTTATATTCCCCAAAAAGTGGATCCCGCTCTAATAGCTCCgaataaattaaatacatgcATTAAGATACGAAGGCTTCTTATTCCACAACAACGAAAGCATGTTTTCACTCTTTCATATAGTAGAGGATTTcacttggaaaagaaaatgttcCATACTAAGAGATTCGGGTTCGTAACCGTGGGTTCCAATGTACGAGATCTTGTAGCACTTACCAATGAGGCCCTATCGATTAGTATTACACAGAAGAAATCAATTATAGACACTAATATAATTAGATCTACTCTTCATAGACAAACTTGGGATTTGCGATCCCAGGTAAGATCAGTTCAGGATCATGGGATCCTTTTCTATCAGATAGGAAGGGTTGTTGCACAAAATGTATTTCTAAGTAATTGCCCCATAGATCCTATATCTATCTATATGAAGAAGAAATCATGTAACGAAAGGGATTCTTATTTGTACAAATGGTACTTCGAACTTGGAACGAGCATGAAGAAATTAACGATACTTCTTTATCTTTTGAGTTGTTCTGCCGGATCGATTGCTCAAGACCTTTGGTCTCTACCCGGACCAGATGAAAAAAATGGGATCACTTATTATGGACTTATTGAGAATGATTCTGATCTAGTTCATGGCCTATTAGAAGTAGAAGGCGCTCTGGTGGGATCCTCACGAACATAAAAAGATTGCAGTCAGTTTGATAATGATCGAGTGACATTGCTTCTTCGGCCTGGACCAAGGAGTCCCTTAGATATGATGCAAAATGGATCTTGTTCTATCCTTGATCAGAGATTTctctatgaaaaatatgaatcgGAGTTTGAAGAGGGGGAAGTAGAAGGAATTCTTGACCCGCAACAGATAGAGGAGGATTTATTCAATCACATAGTTTGGGCTCCTAGAATATGGAGCCCTTGGGGCTTTCTATTTGATTGTATCAAAAGGCCCAATTCATTGGGATTTCCCTATTGGGCCAGGTTATTTCGAGGTAAGTGGATCATTTATGATGAAGAGGATGAGCTTCAAAAGAATGATTCAGAGTTCTTGCAGAGTGGAACCATGCAGTACCAGATACGAGATAGATCTTCCAAAGAACAAGGCATTTTTCGAATAAGCCAATTCATTTGGGACCCTGCAGATCCACTCTTTTTCCTATTCAAAGACCAGCCCTTTGTCTCTGTGTTTTCATATCGAGAATTCTTTGCGGATGAAGAGATGTCAAAGGGGCTTCTTACTTCCCAAACAGATCCTCCTACATCTATATATAAACGCTGGTTTATCAAGAATACACAAGAAAAGCACTTCGAATTGTTGATTCATCGCCAGAGATGGCTTAGAACCAAGAGTTCATTATCTAATGGATTTTTCCGTTCTAATACTCTATCCAAGAGTTATCagtatttatcaaatttgttccTATCTAACGGAAGGCTATTGGATCAAATGACAAAGGCATTGTTGAGAAGATGGCTTTTCCCGGATGAAATGAAAATTGGATTCATGTAA